A part of Andrena cerasifolii isolate SP2316 chromosome 10, iyAndCera1_principal, whole genome shotgun sequence genomic DNA contains:
- the Bigmax gene encoding helix-loop-helix-leucine zipper transcription factor bigmax, which yields MADTLHKDGYEISNLAMRGGAGSMGADSDMKLEPSSPTEKYTFTRCSSTGSVNTPSSSAHNTEDEDSDNKNSTISYKERRREAHTQAEQKRRDAIKKGYDSLQDLVPTCQHTDSSGYKLSKATVLQKSIDYIQFLLQQKKKQEEERNALRKEVVALRIMQANYEQIVKAHQTQPGHAEMRVSDETKFQVFQAIMDRLFQTFNNISVANFVELSGCVFTWLEEHCKPQTLREVVLSVLQQLNSQIS from the exons ATGGCAGACACCTTGCACAAAGATGGATACGAGATAT CAAACTTAGCAATGCGTGGCGGAGCTGGCAGCATGGGAGCGGACAGTGACATGAAGCTAGAACCGTCCAGCCCTACAGAAAAATACACGTTCACTCGTTGCAGCAGCACTGGCTCCGTGAACACGCCGTCTTCGTCTGCTCATAATACAG AGGACGAAGACAGCGACAACAAGAATTCAACTATAAGTTACAAAGAGCGCAGGAGGGAAGCGCATACCCAAGCGGAACAGAAGAGAAGAGACGCTATTAAGAAAGGATACGATTCTCTTCAAGATTTGGTACCAACGTGCCAGCACACTGATTCGTCGGGATATAAACTTTCCAAGGCTACTGTACTGCAGAAGTCCATCGATTACATACAGTTTCTATTGCAACAGAAGAAGAAACAAGAAGAAGAACGCAACGCGCTAAGAAAAGAAGTTGTCGCTCTGCGCATCATGCAAGCCAATTACGAGCAAATCGTTAAGGCGCATCAAACGCAGCCGGGGCACGCGGAAATGCGCGTGTCGGACGAAACGAAATTTCAAGTG TTCCAGGCAATTATGGATCGTCTGTTCCAAACGTTCAATAACATTTCTGTAGCGAATTTCGTAGAATTGTCTGGATGTGTATTCACCTGGTTGGAGGAGCACTGTAAACCTCAG actTTGCGCGAAGTAGTGCTGTCGGTACTTCAGCAGCTTAACAGTCAGATCAGCTAG